In a genomic window of Spirosoma agri:
- the obgE gene encoding GTPase ObgE: MASSNFIDYVKINCRSGAGGAGSVHFRREKHTPKGGPDGGDGGRGGHIILRGNPQLWTLLHLKYRKHIKAESGVAGEGGRRSGAQGEDVILEVPLGTIARNPDTGEQLAEITAENQEIILFPGGRGGLGNDHFKTPTQQAPHYAQPGEPGIEEWVVLELKLLADVGLVGFPNAGKSTLLSVLSAARPEIADYPFTTLVPNLGVVAYRDYKSFVMADIPGIIEGASQGKGLGLRFLRHIERNSVLLFVIPADSEDIRQEYNTLLNELREYNPELMDKDRLLTISKTDLVDQAELERIKETLPKKLPVTFISAVSQQGLDELKDSIWERLTVTPEPSE; this comes from the coding sequence ACTTTATTGATTACGTAAAAATAAATTGTCGGTCGGGTGCTGGCGGAGCAGGGTCGGTTCACTTCCGTCGCGAGAAACACACGCCAAAAGGCGGACCGGATGGCGGTGATGGCGGACGGGGGGGGCATATTATTTTAAGAGGTAACCCGCAACTCTGGACATTGCTCCATCTAAAATACCGCAAACACATAAAAGCGGAAAGCGGTGTGGCGGGCGAAGGTGGGCGACGTAGTGGAGCACAGGGCGAGGACGTTATTTTGGAAGTTCCTCTCGGTACCATTGCCCGAAACCCGGATACCGGCGAGCAACTGGCGGAGATTACAGCCGAGAATCAGGAAATCATTCTATTTCCAGGCGGTAGAGGAGGTTTAGGCAATGATCATTTTAAGACACCTACTCAACAGGCCCCCCATTATGCTCAGCCTGGTGAACCAGGTATCGAAGAGTGGGTGGTGCTGGAATTAAAACTGCTGGCCGATGTCGGTCTGGTTGGGTTTCCGAATGCGGGAAAATCGACCCTCCTATCGGTACTATCGGCGGCTCGTCCTGAAATTGCGGACTACCCGTTTACAACCCTTGTACCCAATTTAGGGGTCGTTGCTTATAGAGACTACAAATCATTCGTTATGGCCGACATTCCCGGTATCATCGAAGGTGCTTCACAGGGGAAAGGGCTTGGCCTGCGGTTTCTACGGCATATTGAGCGGAACTCGGTGCTTTTGTTCGTAATTCCAGCTGATAGCGAAGACATTCGGCAGGAATACAATACTCTGTTGAATGAGCTTCGGGAATACAATCCGGAACTGATGGACAAAGACCGACTACTAACGATCTCAAAAACAGATCTGGTTGATCAGGCCGAACTGGAACGTATTAAGGAGACACTACCTAAAAAATTACCTGTAACATTTATATCAGCGGTAAGCCAGCAAGGCCTGGATGAGTTAAAAGACAGCATCTGGGAACGATTGACGGTGACCCCTGAACCATCTGAATAG